The following are encoded in a window of Alosa sapidissima isolate fAloSap1 chromosome 10, fAloSap1.pri, whole genome shotgun sequence genomic DNA:
- the LOC121721267 gene encoding zona pellucida sperm-binding protein 3-like isoform X1, with protein MDVWLLPMYVIWSVILSSGSSKGHSGDSMPTANASASIGVELDAVHYRSGRQVQDQEAQLPLQLPMFQHSRVPLVAKDHFSPISGERHEKLPNNIKEILLPVSPPFKKSRHSGGPRGVVIKCKVNKMEVRVPKRLLGDVPAHSHLAFGTCQANNFTKHYLSFVYDVYECGSRRTIVNNRVAYSNTLRYAPVVTMGPIRRAIPFTLPITCHFNRFHYSYKIGYKPKVQAQKFFKYMTSRQTVYTLTPFDAHWRRLNASDGYAIGRPMYFEAEGPPVEIDGRLYIHSCHITANKSLTSEPRFTVIDNFGCMADSKSSSESRFISYTRNTVRFSVDAFVFQGVTNKHLFMHCEMSVGGETPTVNDKSCSYNHKTKRWEELCGLDLVCSCCESTCISPPAATNRMVSSGAWSVESDARGTNKTMPPLRTEQPRATVSPLWPEESAQEIMPPLLTEKRPRATVSPLWPEESAQEIMPPLRTEQPRATVSPLWPEEDAWEMPPLWPEEEEREPENVQAVMVTERPITASIEEEKVRETEPRRIFEEIFGLN; from the exons ATGGATGTATGGCTTCTGCCTATGTATGTCATTTGGAGCGTTATTTTATCAAGCGGATCTTCGAAAGGTCACAGTGGGGATAGCATGCCAACAGCTAATGCTTCAGCTAGTATCGGGGTGGAATTAGATGCTGTGCACTATCGGTCTGGTAGGCAAGTACAAGACCAAGAAGCCCAGCTCCCATTGCAGCTGCCAATGTTCCAGCATTCCAGGGTTCCACTGGTTGCTAAAGACCACTTTTCGCCAATAAGTGGAGAACGACACGAAAAGCTCCCCAATAACATCAAGGAAATTTTACTGCCCGTCTCTCCACCGTTTAAGAAGTCGCGGCATTCAGGTGGGCCACGCGGAGTTGTGATCAAGTGTAAAGTAAACAAGATGGAAGTAAGGGTACCGAAACGACTTTTGGGCGACGTGCCTGCTCACTCGCATCTCGCGTTTGGAACGTGCCAAGCCAACAACTTCACTAAACACTACCTATCTTTCGTGTACGACGTTTATGAGTGTGGAAGTAGACGAACG ATCGTGAACAACCGTGTGGCATACTCCAATACACTCCGATATGCTCCTGTAGTCACCATGGGCCCAATAAGGCGCGCGATTCCCTTCACGTTGCCCATTACATGTCACTTTAACAG gttcCACTACTCCTACAAAATCGGCTATAAGCCAAAGGTCCAGGCGCAAAAGTTCTTTAAATACATGACGAGCAGGCAAACTGtctacacactcactccctttgaCG CGCATTGGAGACGACTCAACGCCTCCGATGGGTATGCCATCGGACGGCCAATGTACTTTGAAGCAGAGGGACCCCCGGTGGAAATCGATGGGAGACTTTACATACACTCCTGTCATATAACTGCTAATAAGTCTCTCACTTCTGAGCCTCGCTTTACAGTCATCGACAACTTTGG GTGTATGGCTGACAGCAAATCTAGCAGTGAGTCTAGATTCATTTCCTACACTAGGAATACAGTAAGGTTTTCTGTAGACGCCTTTGTGTTCCAGGGAGTGACTAACAAG CACCTGTTCATGCACTGTGAGATGTCAGTGGGAGGTGAGACTCCAACAGTGAATGACAAGTCCTGCTCCTACAACCACAAAACAAAAAG GTGGGAGGAACTGTGTGGCCTTGACTTGGTGTGCTCTTGCTGTGAGTCGACATGCATCTCCCCACCTGCTG CCACTAATAGAATGGTGTCCAGTGGGGCATGGTCTGTGGAGTCTGATGCCAGAGGAACCAACAAGACGATGCCTCCACTGCGGACTGAACAGCCACGAGCAACAGTGTCTCCACTTTGGCCAGAGGAAAGTGCACAGGAGATAATGCCTCCACTGCTGACAGAGAAACGGCCACGAGCAACAGTGTCTCCACTGTGGCCAGAGGAAAGTGCACAGGAGATAATGCCTCCACTGCGGACTGAACAGCCACGAGCAACAGTGTCTCCACTGTGGCCAGAGGAAGACGCATGGGAGATGCCTCCACTATGGCCTGAGGAGGAAGAACGGGAGCCAGAGAATGTCCAGGCCGTCATGGTTACGGAGAGGCCCATCACTGCCTCCatagaggaggagaaggtgcGGGAAACTGAACCACGCCGAATCTTTGAGGAAATATTTGGGTTGAATTGA
- the zp3d.1 gene encoding zona pellucida glycoprotein 3d tandem duplicate 1, translating to MVRAGLLIYFVVWCWAPYFVVEAGMQYNWGVQNVRGIFHFPEQKHFKSAPIHEVTWPGTAKDRPEPPQSTPPPFALPMFWHAPAPLASAALFKPVAGKHPLPYSLKDILLPHRYKPLSTQVRLSQELDIPRVEVSCGSNMVGVRVNRRYLGFNAEPSIFRLGTCAATFVTKEYVYFQYSLDECGSISETVKGKLVYSNTLTYFPGLQQGVLRVVPLSVPIHCQYNRFHYSYKVGYLPEVNDRIFLKSLKTRRTFNLTTLNAQWEHLDVGEKYVLGEPMYFEVSTQHLSKDQWVFVDSCHVTASQDSNSMPRQDVIRNFGCLVDSKRNESRSRFYSRDSNNLRFSIDTFLFPDVTIELLYLHCSVRVGSKDPTATAKSCTYNSESESWEELHGSNCVCSCCETKCEHSATSIPSEVKTLITSDPWGVKKRSSSLPEVEEVEWDGETWPIEKSRGFGSIQEMEDIWIEEPDKVASNQTESGLVGKDG from the exons ATGGTGCGAGCAGGTTTGTTGATATACTTTGTGGTTTGGTGCTGGGCCCCATATTTTGTAGTTGAAGCTGGTATGCAGTACAATTGGGGCGTCCAAAATGTCAGAGGTATTTTCCACTTCCCGGAGCAGAAGCACTTCAAGAGCGCACCAATTCATGAGGTGACCTGGCCGGGTACAGCGAAGGATAGACCCGAGCCTCCACAATCAACTCCACCGCCCTTTGCTCTACCTATGTTTTGGCATGCTCCAGCTCCATTGGCGAGTGCTGCGCTTTTTAAACCAGTCGCCGGAAAGCACCCCTTGCCATACTCTCTTAAAGACATTTTGCTGCCACATAGGTACAAGCCCCTAAGTACACAAGTTCGGCTCTCCCAAGAACTTGATATCCCAAGGGTGGAGGTATCATGTGGATCCAACATGGTCGGGGTGCGCGTTAACAGGAGATATCTTGGATTCAACGCAGAGCCATCTATATTCCGCTTGGGAACGTGTGCTGCCACGTTCGTCACAAAAGAATATGTCTATTTCCAGTATTCCCTCGACGAATGCGGTAGTATATCAGAG ACCGTTAAGGGGAAACTGGTGTATTCCAACACGCTTACATACTTCCCGGGACTACAACAAGGAGTATTGCGAGTTGTGCCCCTATCGGTCCCTATACATTGCCAGTACAATAG ATTCCACTATTCGTATAAGGTTGGATACTTGCCGGAGGTGAACGACCGGATATTTTTGAAGAGTTTGAAGACCAGGCGCACTTTTAACTTGACCACGCTGAACG CCCAATGGgaacatcttgatgtgggtgaAAAATATGTGTTGGGCGAGCCCATGTACTTTGAAGTGTCCACGCAGCACCTCTCCAAAGACCAGTGGGTGTTTGTGGACTCTTGTCATGTAACAGCGTCGCAGGATTCCAATTCCATGCCTCGTCAAGATGTCATTCGTAATTTTGG GTGTCTGGTGGACAGCAAGAGGAATGAGAGCCGGTCGCGGTTTTACTCCAGAGATTCCAATAATCTTCGCTTCTCAATAGATACTTTCCTGTTTCCAGATGTTACAATAGAG CTTCTCTATCTGCACTGTTCCGTGAGGGTGGGGAGCAAGGACCCGACAGCGACTGCCAAATCGTGTACCTACAACAGCGAATCAGAGAG TTGGGAAGAGCTGCATGGCTCTAACTGTGTTTGTTCCTGCTGCGAGACCAAGTGTGAGCACAGTGCAA CATCCATACCCTCAGAAGTGAAGACTTTGATCACAAGTGACCCCTGGGGAGTGAAAAAGCGCTCATCCTCACTGCCCGAAGTAGAGGAGGTAGAGTGGGATGGTGAGACTTGGCCCATAGAAAAGTCGAGAGGCTTTGGTTCTATCCAAGAGATGGAGGACATTTGGATAGAGGAACCGGACAAAGTTGCGTCAAACCAAACGGAAAGTGGACTTGTGGGCAAAGATGGTTAA
- the LOC121721267 gene encoding zona pellucida sperm-binding protein 3-like isoform X2, which yields MDVWLLPMYVIWSVILSSGSSKGHSGDSMPTANASASIGVELDAVHYRSGRQVQDQEAQLPLQLPMFQHSRVPLVAKDHFSPISGERHEKLPNNIKEILLPVSPPFKKSRHSGGPRGVVIKCKVNKMEVRVPKRLLGDVPAHSHLAFGTCQANNFTKHYLSFVYDVYECGSRRTIVNNRVAYSNTLRYAPVVTMGPIRRAIPFTLPITCHFNRFHYSYKIGYKPKVQAQKFFKYMTSRQTVYTLTPFDAHWRRLNASDGYAIGRPMYFEAEGPPVEIDGRLYIHSCHITANKSLTSEPRFTVIDNFGCMADSKSSSESRFISYTRNTVRFSVDAFVFQGVTNKHLFMHCEMSVGGETPTVNDKSCSYNHKTKRWEELCGLDLVCSCCESTCISPPAATNRMVSSGAWSVESDARGTNKTMPPLRTEQPRATVSPLWPEESAQEIMPPLLTEKRPRATVSPLWPEENAWEMPPLWPEEEEREPENVQAVMVTERPITASIEEEKVRETEPRRIFEEIFGLN from the exons ATGGATGTATGGCTTCTGCCTATGTATGTCATTTGGAGCGTTATTTTATCAAGCGGATCTTCGAAAGGTCACAGTGGGGATAGCATGCCAACAGCTAATGCTTCAGCTAGTATCGGGGTGGAATTAGATGCTGTGCACTATCGGTCTGGTAGGCAAGTACAAGACCAAGAAGCCCAGCTCCCATTGCAGCTGCCAATGTTCCAGCATTCCAGGGTTCCACTGGTTGCTAAAGACCACTTTTCGCCAATAAGTGGAGAACGACACGAAAAGCTCCCCAATAACATCAAGGAAATTTTACTGCCCGTCTCTCCACCGTTTAAGAAGTCGCGGCATTCAGGTGGGCCACGCGGAGTTGTGATCAAGTGTAAAGTAAACAAGATGGAAGTAAGGGTACCGAAACGACTTTTGGGCGACGTGCCTGCTCACTCGCATCTCGCGTTTGGAACGTGCCAAGCCAACAACTTCACTAAACACTACCTATCTTTCGTGTACGACGTTTATGAGTGTGGAAGTAGACGAACG ATCGTGAACAACCGTGTGGCATACTCCAATACACTCCGATATGCTCCTGTAGTCACCATGGGCCCAATAAGGCGCGCGATTCCCTTCACGTTGCCCATTACATGTCACTTTAACAG gttcCACTACTCCTACAAAATCGGCTATAAGCCAAAGGTCCAGGCGCAAAAGTTCTTTAAATACATGACGAGCAGGCAAACTGtctacacactcactccctttgaCG CGCATTGGAGACGACTCAACGCCTCCGATGGGTATGCCATCGGACGGCCAATGTACTTTGAAGCAGAGGGACCCCCGGTGGAAATCGATGGGAGACTTTACATACACTCCTGTCATATAACTGCTAATAAGTCTCTCACTTCTGAGCCTCGCTTTACAGTCATCGACAACTTTGG GTGTATGGCTGACAGCAAATCTAGCAGTGAGTCTAGATTCATTTCCTACACTAGGAATACAGTAAGGTTTTCTGTAGACGCCTTTGTGTTCCAGGGAGTGACTAACAAG CACCTGTTCATGCACTGTGAGATGTCAGTGGGAGGTGAGACTCCAACAGTGAATGACAAGTCCTGCTCCTACAACCACAAAACAAAAAG GTGGGAGGAACTGTGTGGCCTTGACTTGGTGTGCTCTTGCTGTGAGTCGACATGCATCTCCCCACCTGCTG CCACTAATAGAATGGTGTCCAGTGGGGCATGGTCTGTGGAGTCTGATGCCAGAGGAACCAACAAGACGATGCCTCCACTGCGGACTGAACAGCCACGAGCAACAGTGTCTCCACTTTGGCCAGAGGAAAGTGCACAGGAGATAATGCCTCCACTGCTGACAGAGAAACGGCCACGAGCAACAGTGTCTCCACTGTGGCCAGAGGAAA ACGCATGGGAGATGCCTCCACTATGGCCTGAGGAGGAAGAACGGGAGCCAGAGAATGTCCAGGCCGTCATGGTTACGGAGAGGCCCATCACTGCCTCCatagaggaggagaaggtgcGGGAAACTGAACCACGCCGAATCTTTGAGGAAATATTTGGGTTGAATTGA